The [Clostridium] colinum genome includes the window AAATACTATAAAAGATTATTAAAACTATTAGAGAAAAAAGATTATGATGTTGAAAATAATAAAGATATAGAAAAAATAAAATTTATTATAGATGTAGAAAATAGCTTAGGTATTTGCTATAGCAAAAGTGCTTTAAACCAAAATCTTTCTCTAAAATGTTTTGAAAAAGCTTTATCTTTATCTAAAAAATGTTTAAAAGAAGTAGATAATACAACAATAAATATATTACATAATATAGGCTGTTCATATTATGATAAAGAACAATATGAACATGCTATATATCATTTTTTAGAAGAATTATCTTATAGAGAAGATAAAAACATAGATTTTATAGATAACTTAAATTTTTTAGGCTATAGCTATGAAAAACTAGAACGATATGACGAAGCTATAGGATACTTTAATCAAGCTTTAGATATTATAAAAGGTTTATTTGGTATAAATTCAGAAGAATATATTGCAAATATATATTATATATCAGCTGTATATGCAAAAATGAAAAAATATGATTTAGCTATTAAAAGTTATGAAAAATCTTGTAACCTTATAGAACAAAAATTAGGAGATAAACATCCTTATCTAGCTGAAGCAATGTCAAAACTTGCAGAGGTATATTTAAAAATTGATAAAACAGAAGAAGCTTTAAAAATACAATTAAAATCATTAAATATTGTAAAAGAAACTGTTGGAGAAAAACATATTTTTTATGCTAGTAATCTTAAAAGAGTTGGGGATATATACTATATTTTAGAAAATTTTGAAAAAAGTTTATTTTATTATGAAAATGAAAACAAAATAAAAGAAAATGTTATAGGCATATATAACGAAGAATATATTAATTCCTTATTAAACCTTATAAATGTATTTATAAAAACTAATAATATGGAAAAAGAACAAGAGGCCTCAAATAAACTTTTTAAAATGGTAGATTTTGATTTACCTAAAAAATCTTATGAAAAAGCATTACTAATTTTATCTAAAATATATATACATAATGATTTATCATCTTATTTGTATGAAGTTTACAATCATTATAAAAATATAAATGATATAGATACTTTTGATGATATGATAAATAAAGCAAAAGAAATAGATGAAGATATAATAAATAAAGATAAAAAATTAAATGCAATATTTAATAGCTATAAAGAACAAGACTTATATGAAGAAGATTTAGAACAAGATATTAGAGATGATATTTTTGATGGTATAAAAAATCTTTTTGACGGTATAAAAAAAGAAATTAACAAAATAGAAAAAGAAAAACAAAAAAATGAAAATAAATTAGACGAAAATAATAGTTCTTCTGAAGATAAGGAAGACAAAGATAATATCTAAAAATTGGCTTAATATTTTTTTTTATATTAAACATAATAAAAGTATAGGTTAAATACCTATATTTTTTTAATTAAATTATTAGCCTATAATTTATATTTTATTATAAATAAAATAAACGTCTGTTTAAAATTTTATTATAATAAAATAGCTAATAATTATAACACAATTAGATATATTTTTAAAGGAGGATTAGCTATGAGAAAAATTACAACAGCCGGTTTAATAACGTCTGGTGTGGTAGGTGCTATAGGCTTAGCTTATGCTATGACAGATAAAAGAATGAGAAATAAAATGGCAAATGATGGCAAAAAAATGTTAGATAAAGCTGGAAATATGGTATCAAAAATGGATATATTTTAATAGTTAAAAATATATATTTATTAAATATTTAAAATTTATAATAATATGTTCAGTCTTAGGTTGTAGACTTTGTCTACAACCTTTATTTTATATTTTTTAGTAAAATAAATTACCTAAAAATATTCCTTTTACATAAGCTTAATCAAATGAATAAAATTAATTTAGCCTCTTTATATTATTATATAATATATAACCCCTTAAGCTATAAATTATAAAATACTGATAGTATATAATAATATTTAAAATTTTATATATTTTATGTATAAAAATTTTATAACTGTTAATAATTAAATTGTACCACTCATTTCCCCCTAATTTTGAGTGAAGTTTAATAATTTTATAAAAATTATTAAAAACTAGCTAAATATATAAATATATATTTAGCTAGTTTTTAATACATAAAAGTTTTATACTATAATATTACTCATTTGTTTCTTTCATATATCCAGTAATTTTATTATTATCCATCCATATTTTTTTAGATGCCATTAAAAATTCAATAGTATCATTACTTTTATCAAATATTTTCTTTAATAATGTTTTAGTTTGAAAAAGGTCAT containing:
- a CDS encoding tetratricopeptide repeat protein → MDNKNKRSSLRKDFFKNFQEKDFLACYEIAENIVKLYQKEEKESIEFCTDLYNLAYIQQNLGKYSLSIKYYKRLLKLLEKKDYDVENNKDIEKIKFIIDVENSLGICYSKSALNQNLSLKCFEKALSLSKKCLKEVDNTTINILHNIGCSYYDKEQYEHAIYHFLEELSYREDKNIDFIDNLNFLGYSYEKLERYDEAIGYFNQALDIIKGLFGINSEEYIANIYYISAVYAKMKKYDLAIKSYEKSCNLIEQKLGDKHPYLAEAMSKLAEVYLKIDKTEEALKIQLKSLNIVKETVGEKHIFYASNLKRVGDIYYILENFEKSLFYYENENKIKENVIGIYNEEYINSLLNLINVFIKTNNMEKEQEASNKLFKMVDFDLPKKSYEKALLILSKIYIHNDLSSYLYEVYNHYKNINDIDTFDDMINKAKEIDEDIINKDKKLNAIFNSYKEQDLYEEDLEQDIRDDIFDGIKNLFDGIKKEINKIEKEKQKNENKLDENNSSSEDKEDKDNI